One Vibrio tapetis subsp. tapetis DNA segment encodes these proteins:
- a CDS encoding aminotransferase class V-fold PLP-dependent enzyme — MNIYSNPLAADNNLDVEGLFTQGFSQFDGWIDEMCQQFLSSTDSRDSMKISELKTLFTDTTIPAQQQSMGSYLEGFQNDILPHCSHLASPTYVGHMTSPLPNFVSQLSRIVMILNQNMMKIESCRGLNFLERQVLAMLHKEVFNLSEDSYLESVQDANVNFGCFTSGGTVANITAMWVARNKRQQADGTNTQRGVIIGSELMHYSFDKAADLLGLDLIRLPFDHEYRLSLTHLKEALNKVKEKNQPVVSLVAIAGTTDFGSVDPIAEMSELAQENGAHLHVDGAWGGAMVLCEEGKAILSDIHRADSVTIDGHKQLMTPIGCGLLLTREVETLGQIRKEAPYAIRSSSLDQGRFTLEGTRPAMALYLHAAFHLIGKSGYGELLSQSLSRAKVMAQILNETQEFELVHQPKMNLMVYRYLPEGYRERHLNEQENEYVNAFNVVLQKRQRALGNTFVSRTKRVTNLYPEQSLVLFRAVMLNPLTTRSHLQTVIADQLVIAESLEKEVREQGLDLEGIA; from the coding sequence ATGAATATCTACTCAAACCCATTAGCGGCCGACAATAATTTAGATGTTGAAGGCTTATTTACTCAGGGATTCAGTCAATTTGATGGCTGGATCGATGAGATGTGTCAACAGTTCTTAAGTTCAACGGACAGTCGTGACTCGATGAAGATAAGTGAACTGAAAACCTTGTTTACAGACACGACAATTCCAGCTCAGCAGCAGTCAATGGGATCCTATTTGGAAGGGTTTCAAAATGATATTTTGCCCCATTGCTCGCACTTAGCCTCTCCGACTTACGTAGGGCATATGACGTCGCCTCTTCCTAACTTTGTGAGCCAATTGTCAAGGATCGTGATGATTCTTAACCAAAATATGATGAAAATTGAGTCTTGTCGTGGACTGAATTTCTTGGAAAGGCAAGTCTTAGCGATGCTTCATAAAGAGGTGTTTAATTTAAGTGAAGATTCGTATCTAGAAAGTGTTCAAGATGCGAATGTTAACTTTGGCTGCTTTACAAGTGGTGGTACGGTCGCGAATATTACCGCGATGTGGGTGGCCAGAAACAAGCGCCAACAAGCTGATGGTACAAACACACAACGAGGCGTCATCATTGGTTCAGAACTCATGCATTACTCGTTTGACAAAGCGGCAGATTTGCTAGGATTAGACTTAATTCGACTTCCTTTTGATCATGAATATCGTTTATCTCTCACCCACCTTAAAGAGGCGTTGAACAAGGTAAAGGAAAAGAATCAGCCTGTTGTCTCTTTAGTGGCCATCGCCGGAACCACTGATTTTGGCAGTGTGGATCCAATTGCTGAAATGTCTGAGTTGGCTCAAGAAAATGGCGCTCACCTTCATGTGGATGGTGCTTGGGGTGGGGCTATGGTGCTGTGCGAAGAAGGTAAAGCGATCCTCTCTGATATCCATCGTGCAGATTCGGTAACCATTGATGGACATAAACAATTGATGACGCCAATTGGGTGTGGTCTGCTTTTAACACGTGAAGTTGAAACGTTAGGGCAAATTCGTAAAGAAGCGCCTTATGCCATCCGGAGTTCCTCTCTTGATCAAGGTCGTTTTACTTTAGAGGGAACTCGCCCTGCTATGGCGTTGTACTTGCACGCAGCCTTTCACCTTATCGGTAAGTCTGGCTATGGTGAGCTCTTGTCACAAAGCTTATCCAGAGCCAAGGTGATGGCGCAGATACTTAATGAAACTCAAGAGTTTGAATTGGTTCATCAGCCAAAAATGAATTTGATGGTTTACCGTTATTTACCAGAAGGCTACCGTGAACGACACTTAAATGAACAAGAAAATGAATACGTTAACGCCTTTAATGTTGTGTTGCAGAAGCGACAGAGGGCATTAGGTAATACGTTTGTTTCACGAACCAAGCGGGTAACTAATCTATACCCAGAGCAATCTCTCGTATTATTCCGAGCTGTGAT